A single window of Acetohalobium arabaticum DSM 5501 DNA harbors:
- a CDS encoding CGGC domain-containing protein: protein MKVAIIRCLKKEDECIAKPCLDLIKERKKKFKDLKEIELVGMVTCGGCPGKGISIRAQKLIDEGADKIILTSCITDSSCRDAPCPYLDTIKSSLSNIIEERKIIFSTI from the coding sequence GTGAAAGTAGCAATTATTAGGTGTCTAAAAAAGGAAGATGAATGTATTGCTAAACCATGTTTAGACTTAATTAAAGAGCGAAAGAAAAAATTTAAAGATCTAAAAGAGATAGAGTTAGTAGGAATGGTTACATGTGGTGGTTGTCCAGGTAAGGGGATAAGTATTAGAGCTCAGAAGCTAATTGATGAAGGAGCAGATAAAATAATACTAACCTCTTGTATTACTGATAGTAGTTGTAGAGATGCCCCTTGTCCTTATCTAGATACAATTAAGTCTTCTTTATCTAATATTATTGAGGAAAGAAAAATTATTTTTTCTACTATTTGA